A region of the Saccharospirillaceae bacterium genome:
AGAACCATATCGTAAGCACGAGACAGCGCTGTGGTTGGCGCCGCTTTCAGTTCTTCCGGAGAGCATGAAGGTGCGGTGAATGGGTGGTGAATCGCAGTGATGCCACCGTCTTTGGTTTCTTCGAACATCGGGAAGTCGACAACCCACAGAGGTGCCCACTCACAAGTGTACAGGTTCAGGTCTTCACCCAGCTTACAACGCAGTGCACCCAGCGCTTCGTTTACGATCACTTCTTTATCCGCACCGAAGAAGATAATGTCGCCGTTTTGTGCGCCCAGCTTGTTCATAATGTTCATGGTGTTTTCTTCACCGATGAACTTGATGATTGGAGATTGCAGGCCGTTAACGCCGTTTTCAATCTCGTTCACCTTAATCCAAGCTAAGCCTTTCGCGCCGTAGATGCCAACGAACTTGGTGTATTCGTCGATCTGCTTACGGGAGATTTCAGCACCACCCGGTACACGCAGCGCCGCTACACGACCTTTAGGGTCTTTCGCCGGGCCAGCGAATACTTTGAATTCGATGTCTTGCAGGAATTCAGCCACGTCGACCAGCTGCAAAGGAATACGCAGGTCTGGCTTATCCGAACCGTACTTTTCCATCGCTTCGGAGTATGGCATACGTGGGAATTCACCCAACTGTACGTTTAATTCTTTTTCGAAGATTTCGGTGATCATGCCCTGCGTCAGCGACATGATTTCTTCTTCATCGATGAAAGACGCTTCGATATCGATCTGAGTGAATTCTGGCTGACGGTCAGCACGCAGGTCTTCGTCACGGAAACACTTAGCAATCTGGTAGTAACGGTCAAAACCGGAAACCATCAGCAGCTGCTTAAACAGCTGTGGCGACTGAGGCAGTGCAAAGAAATTGTGCTCGTGCGTACGACTTGGCACCAGGTAGTCCCGTGCGCCTTCGGGCGTAGCACGGGTCAGGATTGGCGTTTCGATATCCAGGAAGCCATTGTCTTCCAGGTAACGACGTACGTGGGAAGAAACCTTCGAACGGAAACGCAGCTTCTCCTGCATTTCAGGACGACGCATATCCATGTAGCGGTACTTCAGACGGATGTCTTCGCCCACGTCGGTGTAGCCGTCTAACGGGAACGGAGGCGTTGCAGCCTTGTTCACCACATTGATTTCTTTACCCAGTACTTCGATTTTACCGGTGCGCATGTTTTCGTTGATCGTGCCTTCCGGACGACCACGAACACGACCCGTGATCTGAACCACAAACTCAGAACGCACGCTGTCGGCGGTATTAAAGGCTTCAACCGTATCCGGATCGAATACCACCTGAACCAGACCTTCGCGATCACGAACGTCTAAGAAAATTACGCCACCGTGGTCACGGCGACGGTGAACCCAACCACAAAAGGTTACGGTTTCGTCAATCAAGGTTTCGTTGATATCACCACAATAGTGCGTGCGCATCGTTTGGTCCCGCATCAATACGTAATAGAAAATAAAAGTCGGGCAGTATACAGAATTTTTTCCGGGCGGCCGATACCCAAACATGAATTAATGATGAAACCTGAAAAGCAATGGCCTGAGATAGGGAAACAGCGGCTAAAAGTGGGCAAGCCACAGTGAGAATGCCTCATCTGCCCTGCCATCACGACGTAAATCCACCTTGAGAAGGCCTTTCACTCAGGTAATCTCAAACGCAGTCTGACGATTCGACATCACGTCAATGGCACATGTATCAGCAAAGCCTCATACAAACACAACAACAATATCGACGATGGGATGCTTATTAATCCCAGCTTAGGAGCCTATTCAGTATGCAATCTTTCACAAATAAAGTAGTCGTAATAACCGGTGCGGCATCCGGCATTGGTCGCGCCCTGGCGCAACAACTGAGTGTTGATGGCGCCCACCTGGCACTGTCCGACGTCAACATGGCCGGACTGGAGGAAACCAAGGCGTTACTGAAAGGAAGCGGTAACGTTACATTGCATACGTTAAACGTTGCTGACCGTGCTGCCTGGGAAGCCTACGCAGAATCGGTAATTGCTGACCATGGCCAGGTGGATGCGATCATTAACAATGCCGGTGTGGCGCTGTCAGAGACCATCGAAAAGATGAGCTACGAAGACATGGAATGGATCGTCGATATTAACTTCTGGGGTGTGGTATATGGCACCAAAACCTTCTTGCCGTTACTGAAAGCGCGCCCGGAAGCCGCCATTATTAACGTTTCAAGCATCTTTGGCATTATCGCACTCCCTACCCAGGGCGCTTACAACGCAACCAAGTTCGCAGTCCGCGGTTTTACTGAATCATTGCGCCAGGAACTGGCCAATACCAATGTCATGGTCACTACAGTTCATCCAGGCGGTATCAAAACCAATATTGTCCGCAATGGCCGCATGAAAACGTCCATGGCTGGTGATAAAACTCTGGAGCAACAAGCCCACGAGTTTGAAAAAATGGCAAGAACCACACCGGCACAAGCAGCCAGCATCATTGTCAACGGCACCTTAAAAGGCAAACGCCGCATTCTGATTGGTTCCGACGCCAAAGCAATGGATCGTGCCCAACGCTTGTTCCCGATCAAATACACCGACATATTCGGCTGGGTGTTACGGAAGTTGGCGTAAGTCAGCCAACCTGGAGCACCAAAATCTATTAATGTAGTGGATTTTTTAACCCGGTGGCTTACAAAAGCCTACAAAAACAGGGATTTCATACTTGCCTCCCTTGTCTTTTTGAATAAGAATCATGGCGCCGGTTGATTGAAGCAACCGGCCATCCGGAATAAGAATACTATTAAGGACCTGAAACTTATGCCTGCCAAAAAAGCCGCTCCTGCACGTAAAATTACTGCAGTAAAAGAGAAGTTCACCAAAACTCAAATCCTGAATGAGATCGCAGACAACACAGGTCTGTCTCGTAAAGAAGTGACTGCTGTACTGGAAGAACTCAACGTTGTTATCGAACGCCACGTTAAGAAGCGTTCAGTGGGTGAGTTCACCCTGCCTGGTCTGCTGAAGATAAAGACCGTTAAAAAGCCTGCCCAGAAAGCTCGCAAAAACGTGCCAAATCCTTTCCGTCCTGGTGAAACCATGGACGTTGCTGCAAAACCTGCTTCTACCAAAGTTAAGGTTCTGCCACTGAAAAAACTGAAAGACATGGCTCTGTAAGAGTTGTATCTTTGCGGGAAAGGCGGTCTTTGATATCCAAGGTATCAGGCCGCTTTTTTTGTGCCTGATATCCTGAATTAATATCATGTCTGAGCTGATTACCCTGCTGCAAAAAATCGAATCCTGCACCTTATGTGCTGAGCATTTACCACTTGGTCCACGCCCTGTTGTAAGGGCTTCGGAAAGCGCGCGGATTTTAATTATTGGTCAGGCTCCCGGGACAAAAGTGCATGCCAGTGGAATTCCATGGGACGATGCCAGCGGTAAACGTTTAAGGGAATGGCTGCAAACCGACCCAGACATTTTTTATGACAGCAGTAAAATCGCCATTATACCAATGGGCTTTTGTTATCCGGGCAAAGGCAAAAGTGGTGACTTACCTCCTCGTAAGGAATGCGCCCCACATTGGCATGAAACACTTTTGCAATGTATGCCCAATATCGAACTGACCTTACTGGTTGGCAATTACGCCCAGCAATATTATCTAAAAGATGCCAGTTCGAACCACAACTCAGACCCGTCGGATTCTTATCTGAAGAAATACAAAACCCTGACCGAAAGAGTCAAACATTGGCATAACGCTCCGGCTGGTTTTATTCCGCTGCCCCATCCATCACCGAGAAATCAGATCTGGTTGAAGAAAAATGCCTGGTTTGAGGATGAAGTCGTTCCTCATATTCGTGCCGAAGTACAGCGTCTTCTACCCCCAGAGCCACCAAATAGGAGCGGTTATGTTTAAACGTTTGCTAATAGTATTCAGTTATTTGGGGTATTTTCTGCTGGCTCCGGTACTGCCATTAATTGTCTGGCAGGGAAAAAACACGCGAAAAACAGCACTCAGACTGCCAGAAGCCGACGGGCCAAGATCCGGGGAGTTTAATTCTGCAACACCCGCTTCGCTGGATATTCTGCATCTCGGGGAAAGCACCGTCGCCGGGGTTGGTGTTAACCATAGCGACCTGGGTTTTACCGTCAGTATCAGTCGTGCACTAGCATCTAATAAGATTAACCACCAATGGCAATATATTGCACAAACCGGAATTGATACTTCCGGATTAATCAAACTGGTTAACGAGCATGGTACGATTCCCGATTGCAGCCACCTGATTATTACCATGGGGGTGAACGATACCACCGGGTTTTCCCGGCGTAAGCTCTGGCGTGAAAACCTGAAAACTCTGGTTAACAACGTTCAGCAAAAGAACCCAGATGCAAAGGTGATTTTCACCCAGATACCGCCCATGCATCGCTTCCCCGCACTGGCGAGACCGTTAAACTATTTTTTAGGATTACGTGCCTGGCAACTGAATCAGGAACTACAGCTGCTCTGCCAGCAGAATAACTGGTGTTTTATTTCTATAGATATTCCACTGCAACCTGAATGGATGGCAGAAGATGGCTATCACCCTAACGCCAGAGGATATCAATTATGGGGAGAAGGTGTTGCGAAAGAAATCAGCGACTTTTAAATTTGATAGAACACCAGACAAGCACTAATTTAAAACGGGCGACTGTAAGTTCGGGGCTGAAATACTATATCTAAACCTCTAAACGCCTTAACTGCAGTTCTAGACACCCTAAGATTCATCTCATCAATGGAAAGTTTTCTCTTAATCTATCTTCGACATTACACACATTAAAATCAATATCAACACTAATCAATTCCTCTTCAAGTCCAGCATGGACAATCGATGCATTAATAAGATCTACAGCATACAAAGAAAGGTATTTTTTCTCATCGAAGTTCAATTTTTGATGATTATTTATTTTTTCAATAGCACCCTCCATAGAACTCTTGCAGCCATCAAAATCCCCTAAAGAGAACAATATATGCCCTCGCAAAAGCAGATGACTATATATGACATTTCCAAACCAGTCAGATACATCAAGGTTTTTCTTTGCCCCAATATAGTCACCTTTAGAAGCTGAGCGAATCGAAAAAGTAAAAAACAAACCTGAAAAAAAAGGAAAAATCAACCTCTTCATTTATTCACCTTCATACTCTTCTAAAATATTTTTAATGCCTTTAGAAATCTTACTACCTGCAGTATGAAGAGCCCCTTTTACATTTCTTTCATGCATAGGCCTTGTCTTCTCAGATGTCTTATATAATATTTTCGTAAAACTCTCGATCAACACTTTCATTATCCAGCGTACTGGCTGAAGTATCCTTCATTCTATCATCATAAGCCTGTTTATCTGCTATGCGTTGTTGTCGTTTTCCTGCAAGACCATCAAACCCTGCCTTATTATCGACGTTATAATAAACTGGCCTTTTCTTCTCTTTCTCAAGATTTTCTTTAATAATCTCCCCTGTCTTATTCTTTAAGGGGAAAGATTTATCCGCGATTTTATCAAGTATTTTTTCACCAATCTTATCAACAGTTGCACTGACAGTGCTTTAATATTGCTTGACCAGCTTTAACCACGGGTACCGTAGCAAAACTTACGCCAGGAGAAAGACCAAAGCCAGCCACACCACCTGCCGCTTGAATTGCTCCTACAGACTATCTTGTAATATTTTCATAACCATCGGGCTTCACGATATTGGTCGTATACTTTGAATGATTATCAAATATAGAAAGGTGATGTCCCAGACTACCATTTATCCCGTAACGCACGTAATGCCTTAAAAACATCGCGGTCACCTTCCCCCAGATGCGGGAATTGTTGTTTTAAGGTTTGCCGGA
Encoded here:
- the aspS gene encoding aspartate--tRNA ligase; this translates as MRTHYCGDINETLIDETVTFCGWVHRRRDHGGVIFLDVRDREGLVQVVFDPDTVEAFNTADSVRSEFVVQITGRVRGRPEGTINENMRTGKIEVLGKEINVVNKAATPPFPLDGYTDVGEDIRLKYRYMDMRRPEMQEKLRFRSKVSSHVRRYLEDNGFLDIETPILTRATPEGARDYLVPSRTHEHNFFALPQSPQLFKQLLMVSGFDRYYQIAKCFRDEDLRADRQPEFTQIDIEASFIDEEEIMSLTQGMITEIFEKELNVQLGEFPRMPYSEAMEKYGSDKPDLRIPLQLVDVAEFLQDIEFKVFAGPAKDPKGRVAALRVPGGAEISRKQIDEYTKFVGIYGAKGLAWIKVNEIENGVNGLQSPIIKFIGEENTMNIMNKLGAQNGDIIFFGADKEVIVNEALGALRCKLGEDLNLYTCEWAPLWVVDFPMFEETKDGGITAIHHPFTAPSCSPEELKAAPTTALSRAYDMVLNGCELGGGSIRIHEQSMQETVFDVLGISEEEQQEKFGFLLDALKYGAPVHGGLAFGLDRLVMLLTGAQSIREVIAFPKTQSAACVMTDAPGEVGNAQLRELHIKLREKPKAES
- a CDS encoding SDR family NAD(P)-dependent oxidoreductase — translated: MQSFTNKVVVITGAASGIGRALAQQLSVDGAHLALSDVNMAGLEETKALLKGSGNVTLHTLNVADRAAWEAYAESVIADHGQVDAIINNAGVALSETIEKMSYEDMEWIVDINFWGVVYGTKTFLPLLKARPEAAIINVSSIFGIIALPTQGAYNATKFAVRGFTESLRQELANTNVMVTTVHPGGIKTNIVRNGRMKTSMAGDKTLEQQAHEFEKMARTTPAQAASIIVNGTLKGKRRILIGSDAKAMDRAQRLFPIKYTDIFGWVLRKLA
- a CDS encoding HU family DNA-binding protein, which codes for MPAKKAAPARKITAVKEKFTKTQILNEIADNTGLSRKEVTAVLEELNVVIERHVKKRSVGEFTLPGLLKIKTVKKPAQKARKNVPNPFRPGETMDVAAKPASTKVKVLPLKKLKDMAL
- a CDS encoding uracil-DNA glycosylase family protein, with the protein product MSELITLLQKIESCTLCAEHLPLGPRPVVRASESARILIIGQAPGTKVHASGIPWDDASGKRLREWLQTDPDIFYDSSKIAIIPMGFCYPGKGKSGDLPPRKECAPHWHETLLQCMPNIELTLLVGNYAQQYYLKDASSNHNSDPSDSYLKKYKTLTERVKHWHNAPAGFIPLPHPSPRNQIWLKKNAWFEDEVVPHIRAEVQRLLPPEPPNRSGYV
- a CDS encoding SGNH/GDSL hydrolase family protein; its protein translation is MFKRLLIVFSYLGYFLLAPVLPLIVWQGKNTRKTALRLPEADGPRSGEFNSATPASLDILHLGESTVAGVGVNHSDLGFTVSISRALASNKINHQWQYIAQTGIDTSGLIKLVNEHGTIPDCSHLIITMGVNDTTGFSRRKLWRENLKTLVNNVQQKNPDAKVIFTQIPPMHRFPALARPLNYFLGLRAWQLNQELQLLCQQNNWCFISIDIPLQPEWMAEDGYHPNARGYQLWGEGVAKEISDF